The Ziziphus jujuba cultivar Dongzao chromosome 1, ASM3175591v1 genome segment TTCCCTGCAAAATGATTCATTGAAAAAAATTGGATCACCATGGGCAGCAACGGATAATAAACTTTAGAAGCATATGCCACAActgaatatataattaaaggaAACAGAAACATATGGGAATACAGTGTTGAATGCAGATTGCAAAAGTCACTCCAATAACAAGCCTTTTGCAATCCTGCAAATAAGGCAGAAAAAGCTGAAACCTCattcaaaaggagaaaaaaaaatctatattcgTCTGCAAAGATAATATTTCTCATTGTTTGATAGTCATACAATTCCTTATATGCAAAGGGTGGTCTGTCCCCTGAAAATGAAATGATTTTCGCATTGTGCATGGGCTTGGCATCTGTTGTAATATGACTTGGTAGGAGATCAGTTCTGACCAGATTACAAGTGactaatttgaaatattttgtatTCATCATTCAACTATTTGCAGGGCCCTAATCAAAATCGCCTTCAAATCTTTAACTCCAAATGCAAAacgaaggaaaagaaaaagcaaaagtaaaagaaaacaagCCTTCCTAAATACAGAAATGCCTGTGTGGTATCCTTCTGATCCTCATCTCAATTCTACTTTAATCTCAATTCTGCTTTAACATTTCCTAATACAAGAGTACCGTACAATTAGAGTATTAGCTCTATCTTGCCTCTGTCAGATGCTTCTCAGTCTCTAAACACTTCGGAATTTTTTCCACTTTTAGTTGGCTGGTTTTATAAACACAGCAGAAACATCACAAATTATATTCTTCAGTGGAAACAAGGAAGAATTTAACTTAACGATTGCCTTCATCTGTACACATAAACAAACACTTGATACCAGAGAAACTAATTGATTCAATTAATTTCAGTTACTGTCTTAAATAGATCTATAACATCTAATAAGATTTAGTAAATGGAAGGTCAAGCAAAGCAATATAGAACACAAACAACAAATCTCAGCAAGTGGAAAAGATTATGGTGGGTTATAGTTTCTTAATCTGAGGATATCAGCTGTCATTGTCTGCAATTTGAAACATGCACAAAGCATACAGCTTCCAAGGACCATTTCAACACAAAGATAATGTTggaaaatgaaaatggctaaCCAATCTAGAAACACGACATGCGTATTTCAATGACTAATTCCCGTTAAAAACAAGACAATTCTTAACTCATGAGTTTTTAATGATTTCCAGTAGATAGAGGTTGCATTAACaaaacattaaaaagaaaaacaacatgcaTGCTTAGAGATAAACGCTTTGTCACACACTAGTAAacataattatatgaaaaaaaaggtacTTACATGTATTACTAAAACTGGACAGCTGACATTTCGTATTTTGTCAATATTCTGACATTCAAAAACAGGGCCTTGTCAATACAAAACTAAGTAATTAacaagaaattgaaattattaattcaaaTATCACCATAGGAAAACTTACTTTGAAAATGTCAAACCAAAATGTCATCTTGACAGGATACAAGACACGTATGCCTGAAAGAATTGCACTATGAAGAACAACACCTCTTAACTTCTGTAAGCGAGAACCTAAGTGCAAGGTTGGCCCACTTCCAACAGATTGACCGTACAAAATCAAATCTTCTTGCTTAATTCCGTAATGATTCTTCAAACAATTATACACAGCTTCTATATCGTAGTATGTGTTGAACTCGGACGGCTATCAGAATACGAAAGTTGGTCAATTATCAGCTATAACATAATGTAGAAAGGTGGATTAGTACATAAAAGCAGGTAAACTaacttcaaatttcaaaatccaatgcgtctctttttttctttttcctttaatttttttcattaagcTTTTCTTTCACAGTTGTTACTAGTTCCAAAGGAAAGAGCAACTTTGAGTGCCAATTAACTTGAATATGACTTACCTTACCAGTAGATGCTCCATAGCCTGAATAATCATAGCTGCATTATAGAAAAACACACAGTAAataacaaaggaaaaattaaatcattgTATCAAATCCTCCCAGAAAAATCCTACTAGCTGCACATTACAATAAAACTGCAAATACTGTCCGAAGTCTTAGGTGTGATATTAGCATAGCTGGCTTAGCTGTTACCTatgttgaaaaaatatataaatatttgagtaaGTCGTTTGCTTAGTTTGTCTCTAAGCTAAAATTACATCCTAACTTTATCTATTTCCATGAAAACTCACAAAGAAAGTGAAAAACAAAAGGTCAAATTGCTATGCAATAAACAGTTGAAACTtgttaaaataaacaatttacgGAGTAATATGGACTAGAAACATCAGaacaacaaaatataatatgattAGGACAGACTTAGAAATGTTCTCCTCCATTATTGGTTATACGAACCCATTCGTAATATCAACTGAAtcctattatttagttttattaaaaaaaataaaaaattatcccccaaataaattaatattattcttttctgGGTTGAATCAGATTCATGTCATTCAAACAAACATGAAAAACATGAAGCCGGCGTGGTTGCATTTAATTAGTGCTAAGTACACTCCAATATCACAAATGGACCCATGAGTTTAAGCTACTacatttttgagaaaaaaaaaaacaaaaaaagaaggaataaaAAATGGTCCCTGGATATGCAAGAGCAGAAAACAAGGGAAACAGAGAAAGCATGTTTCCCAAAACAGAAAAAgcagacttaaaaaaaaaaaaaaaaaatccaatcaaTTAGATTGCACAAACAGAAGACACagaaaaatggaaacaaaaacccagaaaaagaaataataataataataatgaagaaaaataaagatagacGAGTtgaattaataacaaaattttaacatGGGTTTTGAGGAAATTTCTCACGGAGAgatcaaataaataaaccaagaaAAATCATAGAAGCATACAAAATCAATTACAGAAACATATACAACCATttcagaattttaaaaaaaaaaaaaaaaaaaccatgaaaacAAGACTCCAAaacgattaaaaaaataataataataacaaaaaaagggaaaaaagaaaagaaaagaagagaggACCTCATGATGTTGACACGGAGGTGAGCCCTGAGCTCAATGAAGAGCTCGTGCATCTGACCCAAGTCGGCAGCGTTGCCATGGGAGTACAAAATGGTGAACCTGGCAAAAGGGTGTTTCCAAAACGTGGCGACAACCTTGTTGCCTCCTTTGGTGTCGAGCAAATGCACGTCCATGTTCTTATCGGCCGTGACGCCTGAGAAGATGAGCCTCCCATCTTCCTCTTTGGTAACGTCGTAGGTTGGCGGGTCTGGTGGGAAAAACGCAAACTTTGCAGCCACACTCCCCGTAACATTCCCCATTAAACCAGACCCACTTGGGAAACAGAGAGTATAATCACAATCACTGGTTTCTCAGGCATGAAATAGCTCAAACCAAACCAAGTTtggaaattttaataaatatataaatctatatatatatatatatatatgattatcttTGTTGGGTTTCTCTGGGTTTTCTCTCtgtctgtctttttttttttttttcctcttcaggTGGGAAATTTTTGGACGCTGGCTGATGATGAGCAATATGGAAATTTTTccttgtgttttttatttttttaaattaaaaaaataatattatttaatttttttttttttttttttgattttaagaaattttttgttgGTGGGTTTTggtttgtgtattttttttttatttttttattttttgctaaaatTGTGTGAATTTTACTGGGATGATGGAAACGCAATCCAAGTGGCGTCAGATGAAATTAAAGGTAAAAAGTGGAGGGTGGCAGAGAAAATTAGATCCGATCTAAGCGGTTTGAGCTGGAAATGTTGCCGGAGGagagaaacaaaaattgaatttttatttattttattgttttttttgtgtttttttgtttttttgtttttttttgtttttttgtttttttttttgtgtttcattCATTCAACGACAACTTTCTTTATTACTGACAACATGGATACAACATGGATGGTCTCTAcaacttctttatttttatttttgatcgcTTCATAACCtgattactttttaatttacttGTGTATTGTAAATTCTCATATATGcccttttctcttccttttttaaccaaatattttttttctagaaaatttataaatcaaattttgcATGTACTAtttcttatggaaaaaaaaaaagacaattacTATATAACATTTAAGTAAAAAATTAGACacttgaagaaaaaaatagttgCAAAAGTTACATgtatttaaagttttaaatcaatcaaattttataattttactacaatttatcaaaataattttaaaaaaaaaaaatcattctctGACATGCTATTTATAGGTGTATGTGACATCATTAAATTTGCCtagttaaataaaatttaaagctaAACTTAACCAATATTGTTTCTTTAATTGTGTTtgtcttaaatattaaaaattatcactgGTCTACCTTAGatctctatatataatttattaattaaaatgtcaCATTTTTCAATTGTCATATCAATACATTTCCAACTATATATAAGTCATaatctaactatatatatatttttttttctaaattagaACTTCTTTGACGAGTCCCCTTCTGTAGGATTGTAGATAAATAAGTGAAGGGCACTGAAAGGAAAGGCAATCAAGAGGCCATGGCTTCAGATTTTCAGTCATTTGGGGGGTCCCAATTATCCAAAATAAAGGGTGCTTTCTACCTTAAAGATAAGTGCCTTAAACTGACACTTTTTTTCAGACAAACTTAAACTGACACCTAACTAAAGAAATAAAGatcatttaccaaataaaaataatattaataataatcaagtgataaaaaaaaacaaaaaataaataaagagaactACATGGACGGCTGagatttggtcaaagatttgaTGGGGGATCTTCTAAGAGGAGGAAGAAGTGGTCAGAAAATGTCAGGGTCAGACATTCCTCATATTTGCTTTGCTTTGCTTTGCTCAGCCAATGTTTTACCAAAAGATGACGGTAGGTTTTGCCTACTTTGGAGGTTGACTCAATTTTTGAGCTGTcccttctttcctttcctttcactTCATTTACCCACTTGCCCCTCTGTTTCTTGAATACTTACATTGCATTAAAGGGTTAAGAGGGTCAAtacatcctttttctttttaccagCCTTGAATATTAGGAATTCTTCAAGCGAGAATCAAAATATGGTATTAATcgttaaaattcttttttcttttttcttttttctttttcttccaataaCTTGTTCAAAATAACTTAATAGGTGCACCAAACTTTTGATTTTGTCTAAGAGATTATAAAAGTTTAATTGTCATTAAAAATAGAGGAGATGTATATGTAAAATAACTAGGACCagaatatagataaaaaaaaaacaaataatatattatttagtttttgataTATTAGTTATTCAAGATCaatagcaaaattaaaaaaaaaaataaaaactaattttaccattgaattgtttttgaaaaaaacaaagctTTAACTTTATTTGCACAAATGTATAAATAATAGTATATGGTTTCTCCATAAATGCAATGTCCCCATCTCCCTATAGGGTTGGAGAGGTTTCTTAAAGGAAAAAATAGGATAGGAGTTAGCAAGTAGAAAATGAGGTCAATTTGTGTGtttcttctttcatttttgCATTTGGGAACAGTCATCAAGGGAGCTAATAGACTGGCCTTTAAAAGTTTGGGACCTATAGACTTATATGTTGGGGTACCTTTAATTAAATGGATCACAAAAACAGAAGGGAATAAAGATATTCTTCTTCTCCTAGTGTTCGATGAAAGATGCATGTCGAGCAATAATTTTGATTcctttttactaaaattgagCATTGAAGATAAGGCTCACCATGTTTGGATAGCTGAAATTGAGGAATTATTATTGGCAAAAAGTAGATATAAATCCTAATTACAACTCATATTTGAGATTGACATAACACTGAAAGCTCCAACGTGGGCTCTCCAGTGGATTTTATTACGATAATCTTAGAAATATCcacttatttatcaaataatattctaatattttaagGATTCACTTATAAACAGTTTAGAGGTTTTTTAACTCAAGTTTCACTTAAAATTTGATGCAATTTTCACTTTTCTAATGCGTGGAATTGCTTGCCTCGTCTGCGGGCTGGGGCTGAAGAAAAAAGCAACTTTGTACTCATTTTCTTGGtctcttccttctttttcttttaatcttaattttatttttattttttggtttttttgatgAGACTTGCTCCTTTCCATGTTGTTTAACGTAAGCTTTAGTCCAAAGGAAAGCAAATGGGTCAAAAAAGGCCATAGACTGCTTGGAAATTGATGCAGCAGCCAATGGAAAAAGAGACGACCCAATATTAATAGTATTGttaataaagatttttaaaggcaaaaatttcttaaataataataataatataataaatttttattatttaccctAGGACTAGAAGGAAAACAGCCATTGAAATGTGtagaaaggaagaaagaaaagatttataatataataatgcaATTTCTGTTGTGTAGTAAAGAGCAATACACTATTAAGGAAATCTTGGAAATTGGTCATCACTTTCATGTGATATCTTCTTTGCTATACCATTTACTTTGAATGCTAAAGGGCACAAATGTCTCAATAGCTCTTTCGGAAAAGATAAAAAGGGAGAtggaatcaaaatcaaaatcatcaaaagATTAGTCACACCATGCACCAAAAAGCCAGGGATGGAATTCTTTGACCGATCCGGGACTTTTTACTCATTTGCCTCGGTAATCAACTTGAAACTCTATAACTAGTAGCCAATAAACATACCAggaacaaagaaataaaatgcaatTCACTTGTCTAAGGAGAAGAAATAAAAGTCGAACCATTTGGGTCCACACTTTGTTTGGTCAGAGTATATACCATGCATTGGAAAAGGGAAATAGGTGTAAAGAtggaatgaaaataattgtacatCCTGCACAGATTCAAGCCGGATATAAAATGTTACTATTTTTTCAAGTTGTAATTTGGGAATGTTAATTCAGAGAGAATACTGCTTTTAAAATCAACTGAAGGCGTAAAAGAGTCATATTCACTTACCCAGgtttttactaaatatatatatatatatatatatgtatatttaggtTTTCCAGTTGAGGCAAATGTGTGACTCAAAGTTTGATCCAAGACCTATAATGGTAATAGATACAAGATGACTGAAACTTCATAATCAATTCTTGAGATGTCTAATTACTCCTTTCTATATAAAATGTGTTCCTCTTCCAAAGTAGCCTTCTCCCCAACAACTGAAACCCAACTTTCAGCGATCTTATCCACTATTCCGCccaaaatttcaactaaagTGAAAGCTCGTATGGTGCCTCTGCGCTCTGTTGTAGGCAGATGGGGTTCATCATTTGTCAGGCTATTGTTGCTGGGTTCTTGTTCATTAACCAAACTTCTAACCCTGGGAACAACGGCTCCATTCAGGTATATAGTGTTATCGGTCCCAACTACAATCATCTTACGAAGACCTTTTCCATGTGCTAGCTCTTTATGCATGTGACCAAACACTACCAATGGGACCGAGACTCCGCTGGTCTCTTTTAAGAGGGATATAGCTTGTGCTAGATCTGTACCAGAAAGCATCTTAGACTgaatatgttatacaatctcaATACAGATTATAGATAAAAGATTGCGTCTTCGATATGATTTGTCTCCTTCCCACAATTGGTTTTTTTACGACAAGGTCACAGTTGACAGGCAGGCATGATAGAAGGCTAGTTAAAAagggttaaaaaaatatatatatatatatatatatatattctcagtattttttttttatgagaaaGAAGAATGTATGATTGGTTCATGGATACAAATGACAGcagaaaatattttgattgcATGGTTTATCTCTCAATGATATTCTGAACTAACATGTTAGAAACTATTTTTGAATAAACTGTTAACCTTAGACTTTGAAAACTGATATCTGTATCTCGACTGAGAGTTAGAACCTTAAATATTTACCTGGATCACCATGATCACCACCTCCAAACACCCAGTCTTTCCCACATATGTCATCCAAGTTGGAACCAAGACCTGTACAAAGTGTGAACTTAGAAATTTTCTTTCGATTAAGTTAATAACATTTTAAGGATAAATACAACTTCATTTAATTTCTGCAGAATGATGCACCTGTTGGTCCATTATGTGCAAGAAGTATAACAAAATGATCATCTGGTGCACGCAAAGCAGCTCGATAGATTCTCTTGGCACTTCCATCCATGTCTTCAACTCCATATCTAAGAGGACATTTCAATTCAATATGTTGATTTATGCCACAAGAATACAAGATTCAAATATCAAACCACGGAACTACATCAGAAAGGAGAGCATGAAAAGCGTTTTCGTTATCTTCCACTTCTAAGTCTATCAGGTAAACAAGTTGTTTAAAACAGGCGATTAATTCACTGGTAGActttatttgaaagaaaattcaaataaatccaTAAGAAAGTGGGATAAATGAGAAGGTAATGCAAGGGCAGTTAATGATTGCTTATCCTGTCCTCATATTGTATAAGAACTGGATGGCCATGTTACCCCAACATCCTGCAAAGTAAAGActaatttcctttctttttccatCCACATATATTGGACCAAGAAT includes the following:
- the LOC107426991 gene encoding uncharacterized protein LOC107426991 — protein: MVGSLLNMPSLCYLSGDSLLSRPKPSYSRPPMATSARIAIVGDVHNYWNLEEDTKALQLLQPDLVLFTGDFGEENVELVQSVANLQFAKAVILGNHDSWYTQQFSGKRKDGVQLQLECLGKAHVAYQCLDFPLEKLSVVGGRPFSCGGEKMFRKKLLSARYGVEDMDGSAKRIYRAALRAPDDHFVILLAHNGPTGLGSNLDDICGKDWVFGGGDHGDPDLAQAISLLKETSGVSVPLVVFGHMHKELAHGKGLRKMIVVGTDNTIYLNGAVVPRVRSLVNEQEPSNNSLTNDEPHLPTTERRGTIRAFTLVEILGGIVDKIAESWVSVVGEKATLEEEHILYRKE
- the LOC107427000 gene encoding uncharacterized protein LOC107427000 isoform X2, with the translated sequence MGNVTGSVAAKFAFFPPDPPTYDVTKEEDGRLIFSGVTADKNMDVHLLDTKGGNKVVATFWKHPFARFTILYSHGNAADLGQMHELFIELRAHLRVNIMSYDYSGYGASTGKPSEFNTYYDIEAVYNCLKNHYGIKQEDLILYGQSVGSGPTLHLGSRLQKLRGVVLHSAILSGIRVLYPVKMTFWFDIFKNIDKIRNVSCPVLVIHMKAIVKLNSSLFPLKNIICDVSAVFIKPAN
- the LOC107427000 gene encoding uncharacterized protein LOC107427000 isoform X1, producing MGNVTGSVAAKFAFFPPDPPTYDVTKEEDGRLIFSGVTADKNMDVHLLDTKGGNKVVATFWKHPFARFTILYSHGNAADLGQMHELFIELRAHLRVNIMSYDYSGYGASTGKPSEFNTYYDIEAVYNCLKNHYGIKQEDLILYGQSVGSGPTLHLGSRLQKLRGVVLHSAILSGIRVLYPVKMTFWFDIFKNIDKIRNVSCPVLVIHGTNDDIVDWSHGKRLWELSKEKYDPLWVQGGGHCNLETYPEYIKHLRKFINAMEKLSLTNQSKKQLASTASITEAKHNKCLRFGKR